One genomic window of Ottowia oryzae includes the following:
- the mreD gene encoding rod shape-determining protein MreD, whose translation MIMPRGQQLLLPASPAFIWGSLLVALLINLLPLGRVLWMPDVLAVVLVFWSIHEPRRIGLGAAFVFGLILDVHQASLLGQHALAYSVLIYSAIMVHRRILWFSVPGQAVQLLPLFAAAHAITIALRLIGGAEFPGWQVLLAPVLESALWPLVSVLLLAPQRRAPNPDANRPL comes from the coding sequence ATGATCATGCCGCGCGGCCAGCAACTGCTGCTGCCAGCCAGCCCCGCCTTCATCTGGGGCAGCCTGCTGGTGGCGCTGCTGATCAACCTGCTGCCCCTGGGCCGCGTGCTGTGGATGCCCGACGTGCTGGCCGTGGTGCTGGTGTTCTGGAGCATCCACGAGCCGCGCCGCATCGGCCTGGGCGCGGCCTTCGTCTTCGGGCTGATTCTGGATGTGCACCAAGCTTCGCTGCTGGGCCAGCACGCGCTGGCCTATTCGGTGCTGATCTACAGCGCGATCATGGTGCACCGCCGCATCCTGTGGTTTTCGGTGCCGGGGCAGGCGGTGCAGCTGCTGCCTTTGTTTGCGGCGGCGCACGCCATCACCATCGCGCTGCGGCTGATCGGCGGGGCGGAGTTTCCTGGCTGGCAGGTGCTGCTGGCGCCGGTGCTCGAGTCGGCCCTGTGGCCGCTGGTCAGCGTGCTGCTGTTGGCTCCGCAGCGCCGTGCGCCCAACCCCGACGCCAACCGGCCGCTATGA
- the mrdA gene encoding penicillin-binding protein 2 — translation MAELRNLDAELTRFRLRLAVVALVVLGCFTLIGWRLYVLQVVRHDAYAERAETNRTAVVPIVPNRGEILDRNGVVLATNYKSYTLEITPSRTGKPVDEVIDAIHQVVEISPRDRRRFKRLQEDSRTFESLPVRMRLTDEEVARFAAQRYRFPGVEIKARLFRTYPLGETGGHIIGYLGRINQRDKERIEDSDDAANYRGTDYIGKLGVEASYEKVLHGTTGVEQMETSAGGHAVRRLGSHPAVPGESIRLSIDINLQKLVEDMYGERRGALVAIDPQNGEVLAFVSKPTFDPNLFVEGIDQESWSELNESINKPLLNRALRGTYPPGSTYKPFMGLAALETGKRQPGTVIMDGGSWTFGGHTFRSGHALGPVDLYRSIVKSSNVYFYQLANDMGVNAIHDFMKPLGFGQITGIDIPGETRGVLPSTEWKRTTYKRAAQQKWYAGETISLGIGQGYNNFTMLQLASATATLAAGGTKHTPHLVKAEQDPQTLQFKDIAQPPGADLGYKAANVALVKRGMVGVTQEGTSRGVFAGAPYLSGGKTGTAQAVTIGQKARYDARRLAEHQRDHSLYIAFAPADNPRIAVAAIVENAGFGAAHAAPLVRRVMDYWLAGQYPSEADLRAVQQGQAGAPIGTPRRAADMALGMPASAAAAP, via the coding sequence ATGGCCGAGCTGCGCAACCTGGACGCCGAGCTGACGCGCTTTCGCCTGCGTCTGGCCGTGGTCGCGCTGGTGGTGCTGGGGTGCTTCACGCTGATCGGCTGGCGGCTTTACGTGCTGCAGGTGGTGCGGCACGATGCGTACGCCGAGCGCGCCGAGACCAACCGCACGGCGGTGGTGCCGATCGTGCCCAACCGCGGCGAAATCCTGGACCGCAACGGCGTGGTGCTGGCCACCAACTACAAGTCGTACACGCTGGAGATCACGCCGTCGCGCACGGGCAAGCCGGTGGACGAAGTGATCGACGCCATCCACCAGGTGGTGGAGATCAGCCCCCGCGACCGGCGCCGCTTCAAGCGCCTGCAGGAAGATTCGCGCACGTTTGAATCGCTGCCGGTGCGCATGCGCCTGACGGACGAAGAAGTGGCGCGCTTTGCCGCGCAGCGCTACCGCTTTCCGGGCGTGGAGATCAAGGCGCGGCTGTTTCGCACCTACCCGCTGGGCGAGACCGGCGGCCACATCATTGGCTACCTGGGCCGCATCAACCAGCGCGACAAAGAGCGCATCGAGGATTCCGACGACGCGGCCAACTACCGCGGCACCGACTACATCGGCAAGCTGGGCGTAGAGGCCAGCTACGAGAAAGTGCTGCACGGCACGACGGGCGTGGAGCAGATGGAAACCTCGGCCGGCGGCCACGCGGTGCGCCGCCTGGGCAGCCACCCGGCCGTGCCGGGCGAGTCGATCCGCCTGTCGATCGACATCAACCTGCAAAAGCTGGTGGAAGACATGTACGGCGAGCGCCGCGGCGCGCTGGTCGCCATCGACCCGCAGAACGGCGAGGTGCTGGCCTTCGTGAGCAAGCCCACCTTCGACCCGAACCTGTTCGTGGAAGGCATCGACCAAGAAAGCTGGTCCGAGCTGAACGAATCCATCAACAAGCCGCTGCTCAACCGCGCGCTGCGCGGCACGTACCCGCCGGGCTCCACCTACAAACCGTTCATGGGCCTGGCCGCGCTGGAAACGGGCAAGCGCCAGCCCGGCACGGTGATCATGGACGGTGGCTCGTGGACGTTTGGCGGGCACACCTTCCGATCCGGCCACGCGCTGGGCCCGGTCGACCTGTACCGCAGCATCGTCAAGTCCAGCAACGTGTACTTCTACCAACTGGCCAACGACATGGGCGTGAACGCCATTCACGACTTCATGAAGCCGCTGGGCTTTGGGCAGATCACCGGCATTGATATTCCGGGCGAAACGCGCGGCGTGCTGCCTTCCACCGAATGGAAGCGCACCACCTACAAGCGCGCGGCGCAGCAAAAGTGGTACGCGGGCGAGACGATTTCGCTGGGCATTGGCCAGGGCTACAACAACTTCACCATGCTGCAGCTGGCCAGCGCCACGGCCACGCTGGCCGCCGGCGGCACCAAGCACACGCCGCACCTCGTCAAGGCCGAGCAAGACCCGCAGACGCTGCAGTTCAAGGACATCGCGCAGCCGCCCGGCGCCGACCTGGGCTACAAAGCCGCCAACGTGGCGCTGGTCAAACGCGGCATGGTGGGCGTGACGCAGGAAGGCACCTCGCGCGGCGTATTTGCGGGTGCGCCCTACCTGTCGGGCGGCAAGACCGGCACCGCGCAGGCGGTGACCATCGGGCAGAAAGCCCGCTACGACGCGCGCCGCCTGGCCGAACACCAGCGCGACCACTCGCTGTACATCGCCTTCGCCCCGGCCGACAACCCGCGCATCGCCGTGGCCGCCATCGTCGAAAACGCCGGCTTTGGCGCCGCCCACGCCGCACCGCTGGTGCGCCGCGTGATGGACTACTGGCTGGCGGGCCAGTACCCCAGCGAGGCCGATCTGCGCGCCGTGCAGCAGGGCCAGGCCGGCGCCCCCATCGGCACGCCGCGCCGCGCCGCCGACATGGCGCTGGGCATGCCCGCCTCTGCCGCTGCAGCGCCCTGA
- a CDS encoding catalase, whose protein sequence is MKSDDTMKCPVTHLTTDFGAPVVTNRDSMTAGPRGPLLAQDVWLNEKLANFVREIVPERRMHAKGSGAFGTFTVTHDITRYTRAKIFSEVGKKTEMFARFTTVAGERGAADAERDIRGFALKFYTEEGNWDMVGNNTPVFFVRDPRQFPDLNKAVKRDPQTNMRSAKNNWDYWTLLPEALHQVTVVMSDRGIPDGYRHMHGFSSHTYSFWNNNGERFWVKLHFKTQQGIKNLTDAEAAELVGKDRESSQRDLFDAIARGDFPKWKMFIQVMPELEAEKQRLHPFDLTKVWYKGDYPLIEVGEFELNRNPENFFLDVEQSAFSPSNLVPGIGVSPDRMLQARLFNYADAQRYRLGVNHQQIPVNKARCPVHSNHRDGMGRVDGNYGALPHYEPNSYGQWQAQPEFEEPPLKINGDAKFWPFHQDDSDYFEQPRKLFQLMTPAQQEALFGNTARAMGDAPEFIKFRHIRNCNVADPAYAAGVAKALGLDLQKALASKKDDPMFGNPLVPLPA, encoded by the coding sequence ATGAAAAGCGACGACACGATGAAGTGCCCCGTGACCCACCTGACCACCGACTTCGGTGCCCCGGTGGTCACCAACCGCGACAGCATGACCGCCGGCCCGCGCGGCCCGCTGCTGGCGCAAGACGTGTGGCTGAACGAGAAGCTGGCCAATTTCGTGCGCGAGATCGTTCCGGAGCGCCGCATGCACGCCAAGGGCTCGGGCGCTTTCGGCACCTTCACCGTCACCCACGACATCACCCGATACACGCGCGCCAAGATCTTCAGCGAAGTCGGCAAGAAGACCGAGATGTTCGCCCGCTTCACCACCGTGGCCGGTGAACGCGGCGCCGCCGACGCCGAGCGCGACATCCGCGGCTTTGCCCTGAAGTTCTACACCGAAGAGGGCAACTGGGACATGGTGGGCAACAACACGCCCGTGTTCTTCGTGCGCGACCCGCGCCAGTTCCCCGACCTGAACAAGGCCGTTAAGCGCGACCCGCAGACCAACATGCGTTCGGCCAAGAACAACTGGGATTACTGGACGCTGCTGCCCGAGGCGCTGCACCAGGTCACCGTGGTGATGAGCGACCGCGGCATTCCCGACGGCTACCGCCACATGCACGGCTTCAGCTCTCATACTTATAGCTTCTGGAACAACAACGGCGAGCGCTTCTGGGTCAAACTGCACTTCAAGACGCAGCAGGGCATCAAGAACCTGACCGACGCAGAGGCCGCCGAGCTGGTGGGCAAAGACCGCGAAAGCAGCCAGCGCGACCTGTTCGACGCCATCGCGCGCGGCGACTTTCCCAAGTGGAAGATGTTCATCCAGGTCATGCCCGAGCTGGAGGCCGAAAAGCAGCGCCTGCACCCGTTTGACCTGACCAAGGTTTGGTACAAGGGCGACTACCCGCTGATCGAGGTGGGCGAGTTCGAGCTGAACCGCAACCCCGAAAACTTCTTCCTGGACGTGGAGCAAAGCGCCTTCTCGCCCAGCAACCTGGTGCCGGGCATCGGCGTCAGCCCCGACCGCATGCTGCAGGCGCGCCTGTTCAACTACGCCGACGCGCAGCGCTATCGCCTGGGCGTGAACCACCAGCAGATTCCCGTGAACAAGGCGCGTTGCCCGGTGCACAGCAACCACCGCGACGGGATGGGCCGCGTGGACGGCAACTACGGCGCGCTGCCGCACTACGAGCCCAACAGCTACGGCCAATGGCAAGCCCAGCCCGAGTTTGAAGAGCCGCCGCTGAAGATCAACGGCGACGCCAAGTTCTGGCCCTTCCACCAGGACGACAGCGACTACTTTGAGCAGCCGCGCAAGCTGTTCCAGCTGATGACGCCCGCGCAGCAGGAAGCCCTGTTCGGCAACACCGCCCGCGCGATGGGCGACGCGCCGGAGTTCATCAAGTTCCGCCACATCCGCAACTGCAACGTCGCCGATCCGGCCTACGCAGCCGGCGTGGCCAAGGCGCTGGGGCTGGACTTGCAGAAGGCGCTGGCGTCCAAGAAGGACGACCCGATGTTCGGCAACCCGTTGGTGCCGCTGCCTGCGTGA
- a CDS encoding tartrate dehydrogenase: MSPAQNPDGRRRHRIAVIAGDGIGKEVMPEALRVLSAAQQKFDLPLELVPIDWASCDYYAEHGQMMPDDWKQQLQGVDAILFGAVGWPATVPDHISLWGSLLKFRREFDQYINLRPVRLFEGVPCPLAGRKPGDIDFLVVRENTEGEYTNLGGVMYAGTDREIVLQETVMSRFGADRVLKFAFEQAAARPRQKLDVATKSNGIAISMPWWDGRADAMAQHYPQIAVEKHHIDILAARFVLQPQRFDVVVASNLFGDILSDLGPACTGTIGLAPSANLNPERTFPSLFEPVHGSAPDIYGQGIANPVAMIWSAALMLQFLGEQAAHDAMLHAIEHVLAHGPRTRDLGGLANTAEMGAAIAALV, from the coding sequence ATGAGTCCCGCCCAGAACCCCGATGGCCGCCGCCGCCACCGCATCGCCGTCATTGCGGGCGATGGCATCGGCAAGGAAGTGATGCCCGAAGCGCTGCGCGTGTTGAGCGCGGCGCAGCAAAAGTTCGATCTGCCGCTGGAGCTGGTGCCCATCGACTGGGCCAGCTGCGACTATTACGCCGAGCACGGCCAGATGATGCCCGACGACTGGAAGCAGCAGCTGCAGGGCGTGGACGCCATCCTGTTCGGCGCTGTCGGCTGGCCGGCCACGGTGCCCGACCACATCTCGCTGTGGGGCAGCCTGCTGAAGTTCCGGCGTGAGTTTGACCAGTACATCAACCTGCGCCCCGTGCGCCTGTTTGAAGGCGTGCCCTGCCCGCTGGCCGGGCGCAAGCCGGGCGACATCGACTTTCTGGTGGTGCGCGAGAACACCGAGGGCGAATACACCAACCTGGGCGGCGTGATGTACGCCGGCACCGACCGCGAAATCGTCCTGCAGGAAACCGTGATGAGCCGCTTCGGCGCCGATCGCGTGCTCAAGTTCGCCTTCGAGCAGGCCGCCGCCCGCCCGCGCCAGAAGCTCGACGTGGCCACCAAAAGCAACGGCATCGCCATCAGCATGCCCTGGTGGGACGGCCGCGCCGACGCCATGGCGCAGCACTACCCGCAGATCGCGGTCGAGAAACACCACATCGACATCCTTGCCGCGCGCTTCGTGCTGCAGCCGCAGCGCTTCGACGTGGTGGTGGCCAGCAACCTGTTTGGCGACATCCTCTCCGACCTGGGCCCGGCCTGCACCGGCACCATCGGCCTGGCGCCCTCGGCCAACCTGAACCCCGAGCGCACCTTCCCCAGCCTGTTTGAGCCGGTGCACGGCTCGGCGCCCGACATCTACGGCCAGGGCATCGCCAACCCCGTGGCGATGATCTGGTCGGCCGCGCTGATGCTGCAGTTCCTGGGCGAGCAGGCCGCGCACGACGCCATGCTGCACGCCATCGAACACGTGCTGGCCCACGGCCCGCGCACGCGCGACCTGGGCGGCCTAGCCAACACCGCCGAGATGGGCGCGGCCATCGCGGCGCTGGTCTGA
- a CDS encoding SGNH/GDSL hydrolase family protein produces MPVKDPRWSWKLSALAVAVAVTLTACGGGDDNNGDNPLGITAVKVFGDSLSDSGTFRGLPGVGRTFTVQGSRSEPNVLWVEHVTAAYGLAAQCPVYRFNGVTFARNSTPGCTNYAVGGGRISNPLAAGGIAAPLSILRQLEDGANAGWSKTDLLIVDGGGNDAADLIGTYLGASRDKGVAYTALLSTLIPAQTLANVLAGPNGAETAGVLYMQALADTFANGVRTQALAKGAQQVVVANMPTITYTPRFQAVLDQVAGAAGGGAAGSAARAQAESLFQGWINAFNQRLSTSFGGEPRVRVFDFAGRFTDQMLHPGAWGVTNVTLPVCGGSGITAVPERNFADCTASALSNTPAPAGGPGGTNWWERYFFADGFHPTPYGHALMANELIDMLDKQDWL; encoded by the coding sequence ATGCCTGTGAAAGACCCGCGCTGGAGCTGGAAGCTCAGCGCCCTGGCCGTCGCCGTGGCGGTCACGCTGACCGCCTGCGGTGGTGGCGACGACAACAACGGCGACAACCCCTTGGGCATCACCGCCGTGAAGGTGTTTGGCGATTCCCTCAGCGACAGCGGCACCTTCCGGGGCCTGCCGGGCGTGGGGCGCACTTTCACCGTGCAGGGCTCGCGCAGCGAACCCAATGTGCTGTGGGTGGAGCACGTCACCGCCGCGTACGGCCTGGCGGCGCAATGCCCGGTGTACCGCTTCAACGGCGTCACGTTCGCGCGCAACAGCACGCCGGGCTGCACCAACTACGCCGTGGGCGGCGGGCGTATCAGCAACCCGCTGGCTGCGGGCGGCATTGCCGCGCCGCTGTCCATCCTGCGGCAGCTGGAAGACGGCGCCAACGCCGGCTGGTCCAAGACCGACCTGCTGATCGTCGATGGCGGCGGCAACGACGCGGCCGATTTGATCGGCACCTACCTGGGCGCCTCGCGCGACAAGGGCGTGGCCTACACCGCGCTGCTGTCCACCCTGATCCCGGCGCAAACGCTGGCCAACGTGCTGGCCGGCCCCAATGGAGCCGAAACCGCCGGCGTGCTGTACATGCAGGCGCTGGCCGACACCTTTGCCAACGGCGTTCGCACCCAGGCGCTGGCCAAGGGCGCGCAGCAGGTGGTGGTGGCCAACATGCCCACCATTACCTACACGCCGCGCTTTCAGGCGGTGCTGGATCAGGTGGCCGGCGCTGCGGGCGGTGGTGCGGCAGGCTCGGCGGCGCGCGCGCAGGCCGAATCGCTGTTCCAGGGCTGGATAAATGCCTTCAACCAGCGCCTTTCGACCTCGTTTGGCGGTGAGCCGCGCGTGCGCGTGTTCGACTTCGCCGGTCGCTTCACCGACCAGATGCTGCACCCCGGCGCCTGGGGCGTGACCAACGTGACGCTGCCCGTGTGCGGCGGCAGCGGCATCACCGCCGTGCCTGAGCGCAACTTTGCCGACTGCACGGCCTCGGCCCTGTCCAACACCCCCGCACCTGCGGGCGGCCCCGGCGGCACCAACTGGTGGGAGCGCTACTTCTTCGCCGACGGCTTCCACCCCACGCCCTACGGTCATGCGCTGATGGCCAACGAGCTGATCGACATGCTGGACAAACAGGACTGGCTGTAA
- a CDS encoding SGNH/GDSL hydrolase family protein, with protein sequence MKASWTRRAALALVGVSAAAMMAACGDGSVVSDLKPARFITVGDSFADVGQASGKYTVNDGSLTWVQQLAANYNLTVDPASAGGWGYAQGYARVDSADTSSGTAAPSVKQQIDQLLARTTMQEGDVMMLNGGMHDIVAAVTATGISDQTTATVKAAGQALAAQVRRVVAAGATHVVVTGVQNVGLTPWAVRLGQQADIEKLSVAFNDALLIDIADMGATVLYFDSSLFFNLINNKPERYSVDNATDPVCTTPDASTCTPSSVVSTDYNRYMYADSLNFTPKVQRNFVDRSYTENAYDKFKNRW encoded by the coding sequence ATGAAAGCTTCCTGGACTCGACGCGCCGCGCTGGCGCTGGTCGGCGTGAGCGCCGCCGCGATGATGGCCGCCTGCGGCGACGGCTCGGTCGTCTCCGACCTCAAACCCGCCCGTTTCATCACCGTGGGTGACAGCTTTGCCGACGTCGGCCAGGCCAGCGGTAAATACACCGTGAACGACGGCAGCCTTACCTGGGTGCAGCAACTGGCGGCCAACTACAACCTGACGGTGGACCCGGCATCGGCCGGCGGCTGGGGCTATGCGCAAGGCTACGCCCGCGTGGATTCCGCCGACACCAGCAGCGGCACCGCCGCCCCCAGCGTCAAGCAGCAGATCGACCAGCTGCTGGCCCGCACCACCATGCAAGAGGGCGACGTGATGATGCTCAACGGCGGCATGCACGACATCGTGGCCGCCGTGACCGCCACCGGCATTTCCGACCAGACCACCGCCACCGTGAAGGCCGCCGGCCAGGCGCTGGCCGCGCAGGTGCGCCGCGTGGTGGCTGCGGGTGCCACGCACGTCGTGGTCACCGGCGTGCAAAACGTCGGGCTGACGCCCTGGGCGGTGCGCCTGGGCCAGCAGGCCGACATCGAAAAGCTGTCGGTGGCCTTCAACGACGCGCTGCTGATCGACATTGCCGACATGGGCGCCACGGTGCTGTACTTCGATTCGTCGCTGTTCTTCAACCTGATCAACAACAAGCCCGAGCGCTATTCTGTTGACAACGCGACCGACCCGGTTTGCACCACGCCCGACGCCAGCACCTGCACGCCCAGCTCGGTGGTCAGCACCGACTACAACCGCTACATGTACGCCGACAGCCTGAACTTCACGCCGAAGGTTCAGCGCAACTTTGTCGACCGCAGCTACACCGAAAACGCTTACGACAAGTTCAAGAACCGCTGGTAA
- a CDS encoding L-threonylcarbamoyladenylate synthase, protein MTLDGQQPEAIAAAVDALAAGRLVGLPTETVYGLAADAGNDAAVRAIFAAKGRPADHPLIVHVASAEGVAAFAAEVPPFAQRLIDAFWPGPLTLILPRRPGVADAAAGGHPTIGLRCPSHPVAHALLSAAAARGIAGLAAPSANRFGRISPTTAAHVAAEFGADLLVLDGGACAVGIESTIIDCTRGAPVLLRPGQLPRARIEQVAGTRMLSKEEMSAPDPQAPGTLSAHYAPRAKLRLMNARELRTALELLGADAKNIAVWARTPLHSESRQLVLRRMPDDADAAAQQLFAVLRGFDEAQVKLIWVEAVPDDGAWDGVRDRLARAAASA, encoded by the coding sequence ATGACGCTGGACGGTCAGCAACCCGAGGCCATCGCCGCGGCGGTGGATGCGCTGGCGGCCGGCCGCCTGGTCGGCCTGCCGACCGAAACCGTCTACGGCCTGGCCGCCGATGCGGGCAACGACGCCGCCGTGCGCGCCATCTTCGCCGCCAAGGGCCGCCCGGCCGACCACCCGCTGATCGTGCACGTGGCCAGCGCCGAGGGCGTGGCGGCCTTCGCGGCCGAAGTGCCCCCGTTTGCGCAGCGCTTGATCGACGCCTTCTGGCCCGGCCCGCTCACCCTCATCCTGCCGCGCCGCCCCGGCGTGGCCGACGCGGCGGCCGGCGGGCACCCCACCATCGGCTTGCGCTGCCCGTCGCACCCCGTGGCGCACGCGCTTTTGTCGGCCGCGGCGGCGCGCGGTATCGCCGGCCTGGCCGCGCCCAGCGCCAACCGCTTTGGCCGCATCAGCCCCACCACCGCCGCGCACGTGGCGGCCGAATTCGGCGCTGACCTGCTGGTGCTGGACGGCGGCGCGTGCGCAGTGGGCATTGAATCGACCATCATCGACTGCACGCGCGGCGCGCCCGTGCTGCTGCGCCCCGGCCAGCTGCCGCGCGCCCGCATCGAGCAGGTTGCAGGAACACGAATGCTATCGAAAGAAGAGATGTCTGCGCCCGACCCACAAGCGCCAGGTACGCTTTCAGCCCATTACGCGCCGCGCGCCAAGCTGCGCCTGATGAACGCCCGCGAGCTGCGCACCGCGCTGGAGCTGCTGGGCGCCGACGCGAAAAACATCGCCGTGTGGGCGCGCACGCCGCTGCATTCCGAGTCGCGCCAGCTGGTGCTGCGCCGCATGCCCGACGACGCCGATGCCGCCGCCCAGCAGCTGTTTGCCGTGCTGCGCGGTTTTGACGAAGCGCAGGTCAAGCTGATCTGGGTGGAAGCCGTGCCCGACGACGGCGCCTGGGACGGCGTGCGCGACCGCCTTGCGCGCGCGGCGGCCTCCGCCTGA
- a CDS encoding LysE family translocator has protein sequence MPSATLLLFIPACFALNMAPGPNNLLSVSNATRYGFRAACAGGLGRLLAFAGMIALASVGLAVVLHTSEWLFGLIKLAGAAYLLYLAVQLWRAPVADGTAGDVAATAPAVSVWALARQEFWVAAGNPKAILIFTAFLPQFVNPALPATPQFVVLGTLFLLLEVVAIALYALMGLHMRRWLAQARGQRLFNRGCAVLLTGAAAGLLASRRAA, from the coding sequence ATGCCCAGCGCCACCCTGCTGCTGTTCATCCCCGCCTGCTTCGCGCTGAACATGGCGCCTGGGCCCAACAACCTGCTGTCGGTCAGCAACGCCACGCGCTACGGCTTTCGCGCTGCCTGCGCGGGCGGGCTGGGGCGGCTGCTGGCCTTCGCCGGGATGATCGCGCTGGCCTCGGTGGGCCTGGCGGTGGTGCTGCACACGTCCGAATGGCTGTTTGGCCTCATCAAGCTGGCCGGCGCGGCCTACCTGCTCTACCTGGCCGTGCAGCTGTGGCGCGCGCCCGTGGCGGATGGCACGGCTGGCGATGTGGCGGCCACGGCGCCCGCCGTTTCGGTGTGGGCGCTGGCGCGGCAGGAATTCTGGGTGGCGGCGGGCAACCCCAAGGCCATCCTGATCTTCACCGCCTTCCTGCCGCAGTTCGTCAACCCGGCGCTGCCCGCCACCCCACAGTTCGTGGTGCTGGGCACATTGTTTTTACTGCTGGAAGTGGTGGCCATCGCCCTGTACGCGCTGATGGGCCTGCACATGCGCCGCTGGCTGGCGCAGGCGCGAGGGCAGCGCCTCTTCAACCGCGGCTGCGCCGTGCTGCTGACCGGCGCGGCGGCGGGCCTGCTGGCTTCGCGGCGCGCGGCATGA
- a CDS encoding 5-(carboxyamino)imidazole ribonucleotide synthase produces MPETTHATSLPLLPGSLIDGRPVVLGVLGGGQLGRMFVHAAQALGYETVVLDPDASSPAGRVSQHFVQADYRDLSALRVLADDASAITTEFENVPAEALAALAVNRPVSPSAECVAIAQDRIREKAHFTRCAARAEQAPSGLGGVAPAPYAVIQTAADLAAVPESLLPGVLKTARMGYDGKGQARVATREALAAEWHDMGGVPCVLEQLLPLALECSVIVARGRDGQVVSLPVQRNLHRDGILAVTEVYEGNLPPALAQQAQAATEAIANELNYVGVLCVEYFVLQDGRLVVNEMAPRPHNSGHYTVDACDVSQFELQVRTLAGLPLAAPRQHSAAIMLNLLGDLWYTASGEPHTPPWADVLALPGAHLHLYGKTEARRGRKMGHLTLTGPSAAAVRATALRAAELLGMPAF; encoded by the coding sequence GTGCCTGAAACGACCCACGCCACTTCCCTGCCGCTGCTGCCTGGCAGCCTGATCGATGGCCGCCCGGTGGTGCTGGGCGTGCTGGGCGGCGGCCAGTTGGGCCGCATGTTCGTGCACGCCGCGCAGGCGCTGGGCTACGAAACCGTGGTGCTGGACCCGGACGCCAGCAGCCCCGCCGGCCGCGTCAGCCAGCACTTTGTGCAGGCCGACTACCGCGACCTGAGCGCGCTGCGCGTGCTGGCCGACGACGCCAGCGCCATCACCACCGAATTCGAGAACGTGCCCGCCGAAGCGCTGGCGGCGCTGGCCGTCAACCGCCCGGTGTCGCCCTCGGCCGAATGCGTGGCCATCGCGCAAGACCGCATCCGTGAAAAGGCGCACTTCACCCGCTGCGCCGCGCGTGCCGAACAGGCGCCCTCGGGGCTGGGCGGCGTCGCGCCCGCGCCGTACGCGGTGATCCAGACCGCCGCCGACTTGGCCGCCGTGCCCGAATCGCTGCTGCCTGGCGTGCTGAAAACCGCGCGCATGGGCTACGACGGCAAGGGCCAGGCGCGCGTGGCCACGCGCGAAGCCCTGGCCGCCGAATGGCACGACATGGGCGGCGTGCCCTGCGTGCTCGAGCAGCTGTTGCCGCTGGCGCTGGAATGCTCGGTGATCGTGGCGCGCGGGCGCGACGGGCAGGTGGTCAGCCTGCCGGTGCAGCGCAACCTGCACCGCGACGGCATCCTGGCCGTGACCGAGGTTTATGAAGGAAATCTGCCGCCAGCGCTGGCGCAACAAGCGCAGGCAGCTACCGAAGCGATAGCAAACGAGCTGAACTACGTCGGCGTGCTGTGCGTTGAATACTTCGTGCTGCAAGACGGCCGCCTGGTCGTCAACGAAATGGCGCCGCGCCCGCACAACAGCGGCCACTACACCGTGGACGCGTGCGACGTCTCGCAGTTTGAGCTGCAGGTGCGCACCCTGGCCGGCCTGCCGCTGGCCGCGCCGCGCCAGCACAGCGCGGCCATCATGCTCAACCTGCTGGGCGACCTTTGGTACACCGCCAGCGGCGAGCCGCACACGCCCCCCTGGGCAGACGTGCTGGCCCTGCCCGGCGCGCACCTGCACCTGTACGGCAAGACCGAGGCGCGCCGTGGCCGCAAGATGGGCCACCTGACGCTGACTGGCCCCAGCGCCGCCGCCGTGCGCGCCACCGCCCTGCGCGCAGCCGAGCTGCTGGGCATGCCCGCTTTCTGA
- the purE gene encoding 5-(carboxyamino)imidazole ribonucleotide mutase: MTSPLVGVVMGSSSDWDTMQHAVQILTQFGVPHEARVVSAHRMPDDMFAYAESAVQRGLRAIIAGAGGAAHLPGMLAAKTVVPVLGVPVASRHLQGVDSLHSIVQMPKGVPVATFAIGQAGAANAALFAVAMLASTDDALRAKLEAFRAEQTAAARAMALPPVA; encoded by the coding sequence ATGACTTCTCCCCTCGTCGGCGTGGTGATGGGTTCCAGCAGCGACTGGGACACGATGCAGCACGCGGTGCAGATCCTCACGCAGTTTGGCGTGCCGCATGAGGCGCGCGTGGTGTCGGCCCACCGCATGCCGGACGACATGTTCGCCTATGCCGAAAGCGCCGTGCAGCGCGGGCTGCGCGCGATCATCGCCGGGGCGGGCGGCGCCGCGCACCTGCCGGGCATGCTGGCCGCCAAGACGGTGGTGCCCGTGCTGGGCGTGCCGGTGGCCAGCCGCCACCTGCAGGGCGTGGATTCGCTGCACAGCATCGTGCAAATGCCCAAGGGCGTGCCCGTGGCCACCTTCGCCATCGGCCAGGCGGGTGCGGCCAACGCGGCGCTGTTTGCCGTGGCCATGCTGGCCAGCACCGACGACGCACTGCGCGCCAAACTGGAAGCCTTCCGCGCCGAACAAACCGCCGCTGCGCGCGCCATGGCGCTGCCGCCCGTGGCCTGA